One window from the genome of Pseudonocardia hierapolitana encodes:
- a CDS encoding SDR family oxidoreductase, translating into MTDVTADISAGVPQDLAGRAALVTGASRGIGFAIARELLGRGASVTITARKPDELAAAAEQLAAGTDPGRVLALPGNAGSDEAREEAVARTVERFGNLAILVNNTGINPTYGSLMDADLDAVRKTFDTNVVAALGFVQLAYKAWMGEHGGAIVNLASVAGIRSSGVIAAYGASKAALIRLTEELAWQLGPSIRVNAVAPAVVKTKFATALYAHDEDKVAAAYPMKRLGTPEDVARLVGFLVSDAASWITGETVRVDGGILSTGSLGSA; encoded by the coding sequence ATGACCGACGTCACCGCCGACATCTCCGCAGGCGTCCCCCAGGATCTTGCTGGTCGCGCAGCCCTCGTCACCGGCGCGAGCCGCGGAATCGGCTTCGCCATCGCCCGCGAGCTGCTCGGCAGGGGCGCGTCGGTCACGATCACCGCACGCAAGCCGGACGAGCTGGCCGCGGCGGCCGAGCAGCTGGCGGCGGGCACCGACCCCGGGCGGGTGCTCGCCCTCCCGGGCAACGCCGGATCCGACGAGGCCCGCGAGGAGGCCGTCGCCCGCACCGTGGAGCGGTTCGGCAACCTCGCGATCCTGGTCAACAACACGGGGATCAACCCGACCTACGGCTCCCTCATGGACGCCGACCTCGACGCCGTCCGCAAGACCTTCGACACCAATGTCGTCGCCGCGCTCGGGTTCGTGCAGCTCGCCTACAAGGCGTGGATGGGCGAGCACGGCGGCGCGATCGTCAACCTCGCCTCGGTGGCCGGCATCCGCTCCTCGGGCGTGATCGCGGCGTACGGGGCGTCGAAGGCCGCGCTCATCCGGCTCACCGAGGAGCTCGCCTGGCAGCTCGGCCCGTCGATCCGGGTCAACGCCGTGGCGCCTGCCGTGGTGAAGACGAAGTTCGCCACCGCCCTCTACGCCCACGACGAGGACAAAGTGGCAGCCGCCTACCCGATGAAGCGCCTCGGCACGCCCGAGGACGTCGCCCGGCTGGTCGGGTTCCTCGTCTCCGACGCGGCCTCCTGGATCACCGGCGAGACGGTCCGCGTCGACGGCGGCATCCTCTCGACGGGCTCCCTCGGCTCCGCCTAG
- a CDS encoding ABC-F family ATP-binding cassette domain-containing protein yields the protein MITASDLELRAGSRILLSGAALRVQPGDRIGLVGRNGAGKTTSMRVLAGEGEPYGGAVRATGPVGYLPQDPREGDLSVPARDRVLSARGLDTLLRKMEKAQTAMAELVDGAENAKAVREYGRLEERFSALGGYAAESDAARICTHLGLPERVLGQPMATLSGGQRRRVELARILFAASDGGSQSATTLLLDEPTNHLDADSITWLRGFLSNHEGGLVVISHDTDLLAAVVNKVWFLDATRGEVDIYNMDWRRYQEARATDEKRRRRERANAEKKAAALHAQAAKMGAKATKAVAAKNMARRADQMLASLEPERQADRVARIRFPDPAPCGRTPLTAEGLSKSFGSLEVFTGVDLAVDRGTKVVVLGLNGAGKTTLLRLLAGTENPDSGRVVPGHGLRTGYFAQEHDTLDMQATVWENIRHASPDTPEQQLRTLLGAFMFSGEQLDQPAGTLSGGERTRLALAGLVSSAANVLLLDEPTNNLDPASREQVLDALRHFAGAVVLVTHDPGAVEALDPDKVIVLPDGTEDHWSADYLELVQLA from the coding sequence GTGATCACCGCCTCCGACCTGGAACTGCGTGCCGGGTCCCGGATCCTCCTGTCCGGCGCCGCCCTGCGCGTGCAGCCCGGCGACCGCATCGGCCTCGTCGGCCGCAACGGTGCCGGCAAGACCACCTCGATGCGGGTGCTCGCCGGTGAGGGCGAGCCCTACGGCGGTGCGGTCCGCGCCACCGGCCCGGTCGGCTACCTCCCGCAGGACCCCCGCGAGGGCGACCTGTCGGTGCCTGCGCGCGACCGCGTGCTGTCGGCGCGCGGGCTGGACACGCTGCTGCGCAAGATGGAGAAGGCGCAGACGGCGATGGCCGAGCTGGTCGACGGCGCCGAGAACGCCAAGGCGGTGCGCGAGTACGGCCGGCTCGAGGAGCGGTTCTCCGCGCTCGGCGGCTACGCGGCCGAGAGCGACGCCGCCCGGATCTGCACCCACCTCGGGCTGCCCGAGCGCGTCCTCGGGCAGCCGATGGCCACGCTGTCCGGTGGCCAGCGCCGCCGCGTCGAGCTCGCCCGCATCCTCTTCGCCGCCTCCGACGGCGGCAGCCAGAGCGCCACGACGTTGCTGCTCGACGAGCCCACCAACCACCTCGACGCCGACTCGATCACCTGGCTGCGCGGGTTCCTGTCCAACCACGAGGGCGGGCTCGTCGTGATCAGCCACGACACCGATCTGCTCGCCGCGGTCGTCAACAAGGTGTGGTTCCTCGACGCCACCCGCGGCGAGGTCGACATCTACAACATGGACTGGCGCCGCTACCAGGAGGCGCGGGCCACCGACGAGAAGCGCCGCCGCCGCGAGCGCGCCAACGCCGAGAAGAAGGCCGCCGCGCTGCACGCCCAGGCCGCGAAGATGGGCGCCAAGGCCACGAAGGCGGTGGCGGCCAAGAACATGGCCCGCCGCGCCGACCAGATGCTCGCGTCGCTGGAGCCGGAGCGGCAGGCCGACCGGGTCGCGCGGATCCGTTTCCCGGACCCGGCGCCCTGCGGGCGCACCCCGCTCACCGCGGAGGGGCTGTCGAAGTCGTTCGGCTCGCTCGAGGTGTTCACCGGTGTCGACCTCGCCGTCGACCGCGGCACCAAGGTCGTGGTGCTCGGGCTCAACGGCGCGGGCAAGACCACGCTGCTGCGGCTGCTCGCCGGCACCGAGAACCCGGACTCGGGCCGCGTCGTGCCCGGGCACGGGCTGCGCACCGGCTACTTCGCCCAGGAGCACGACACGCTCGACATGCAGGCCACGGTCTGGGAGAACATCCGGCACGCCTCGCCGGACACCCCGGAGCAGCAGCTGCGCACGCTGCTCGGGGCGTTCATGTTCTCGGGCGAGCAGCTCGACCAGCCCGCCGGCACGCTGTCGGGCGGCGAGCGCACCCGGCTCGCACTCGCCGGCCTGGTCTCCAGCGCGGCCAACGTCCTGCTGCTCGACGAGCCCACCAACAACCTCGATCCGGCCAGCCGCGAGCAGGTGCTCGACGCGCTGCGCCACTTCGCCGGGGCCGTCGTGCTCGTCACGCACGACCCGGGCGCGGTCGAGGCGCTGGATCCGGACAAGGTGATCGTGCTGCCCGACGGCACCGAGGACCACTGGTCCGCCGACTATCTCGAGCTCGTGCAGTTGGCCTGA